The genomic region CAGACTAGTTGGACAGACTAAGAGCCTCTATAGATGAATCCGAAACGGAGTTGAAACCGTATCCGCTAGGAACGATCGAAAGGCAGCTTTATACGCACTATGAAAAGATAGATCCATATGATAAGATTAGAATCAAGGACTTACTACATAGGTCCAGGAATAGTTTTTTCATACATACTGCAACTATAACGGGACACTGGCCGTTACACTATAACAATTCTTAAGTAAGGTATCAACGCAAAAAAGAGTCTAATCGACATTGTCGATACCGTTTGCAGCCTCATACTACAAGTATaagtcatatttaaaaatatgcgtTCCAATATATCACAAAATTTAGTgatacatttcttttaattatttgaaattgcgAGACTATGTAATTTTAACTGTTCTATTCTTCCCTTCTTGTTTCTAGTAGCATTATTTGCCTAAGGAATATGCCATATTTATTATGTCTTGGTTGTCCAAATCTTgcattttatagggtcttcgacatttttttctgggtgttacaaatttcgtggcaagcctaatataatttttgtttcacattgattactttatttttagCAGTTTTATTGCACGATAATTACATCATAATATTACAGTAGCTATGGTTAGATTTGGTATATATTCTAAAcgacaagaaaaaaacaaaaaaaaagtcttcttatatatttcttatatatgACCCACAAACTACGTTACCGttagtaataattttgaaaGCTGGCAATAATCGATCACATAACTCGCCCTCTAATATTGATACTTTGATCAGTCCTCCGCTGGCTGCCACTTCTATGTGCTGTCGGATACGGTCTATCTCCTTTACGACGAGGAACATGTGTGCGCTCTTCTCCAACTGTTGTTACTGGTGCAGCTGCTGCACTGAAAACTGGTGTAGGCGGTGCTGTTTGCTGCTCAATGTATATGGGCTTATTAAGCATATGTATGAGATGTTCCGGAATGGTATCTAAATCAGACATTGGCGTGTAGCCAAAAGTGGAAATCACCACATTTGCGGAGGGCCCATGAGTACGTGGACCGTTTGTGGGTCGTCGTAGTGCTGGTGCTATCATATTACCTATCGGGCGACTTGTGCCAACAAACAAAGGGGCGACGTTTTTAGGTTCCATGGGCGTATAAccagtaataataatattcggCTGACCCGGTAGTGGTGTAGGTTCCATATCTACAATACCGTCATTTATCATGGTTCTGTCTATAACATAACGTTTGTTTTTGGATGCTTCAAGCTTATTCTTTTCTTCTTTGGATGATTTAACATCACTTGCAGATAAAATGCTGGCCTCGGTGCGTGCAGCCCATGAGGGGTACGCTTTTGCCATATCGTATGGCTCGGCGATTGATACTTTCTTGGTTGGTACCAATACTTGTACGGGTTCACATACGATCGGCGATACTACGGATTCGTGCAAAGTTCCCAAATTCAACGAAGGCTGCACTGTTAATAGCGGATTGTTCGACTCGGATTGTACAATCATTTTATCTGCTGAATTCTTAAGATCAGTAATAACGCTCGTTGAAGGTGTTATGACTGCGCTTTGAAAAGGTTTTGTACTTTCAGTCATGTTATTTACTATAACAACTGGCATCACATTCTTCTCTGGCAGagtttgcatttttaataacacTTCCTTAATCCCCTCGGACAGTGTGGTTGATTTAGTGTCATCGGaactttctttgtttatttgctttactGTTGCTGTGAGTATTTCGGCCAAAGGTCTCGCGTCAATTTTTTCATCGGCATTACTAGtaatattattgtttaaagCTTTATCTGTTACTTCTGACGTTCTTGCCGATTCCATAAATTTCATCTTTAAGTCAGTTTTTCGAAATGGTTTAACTGTGCCGCATAACGGACTTGCTTCCGAAGTAACGGCGCTCAAAGACTGTAGCGCCTTTGCTATCGTACCAGCCCGTGGTAGAACATCTTTAACTGGCAATGATGATGGCGAAGTTGCGGCAAGATGCCGATGATTTGCTGGCGGCGGTGGTGGATGTGGAGTCGCTGAAGTTAGATCTTTACTGTCATTATATGACGGTGATGGAGGAAGTGAAGGAGTCGCTGTAGTTAGTGCTTTACCGATATTATAGGACGATGGTGGAGGAAGTGGAGGAGTCGCTGAAGTTAGTTCTTTAGTGATACTATAGGATGGTGGTAGAGGAAGTGGAGGAGTCGCAGAAGTTAGTTCTTTACTGATATTATAGGACGGTGGTCGAAAATTCAAGTTTGCAACGTTCAATGTTCGTAGTGCCTTGGCCACCATGCCTACTTTTACCGGCACATCTGCAATAATGGTGTCATCCGAATTACTAGTTGGCGGGGATGTCAGTTTTGGGGAGATATGAATAGTTTCAGTTAGCGTTTTCAATGTGCTACTAACAGTACCTACTGCGGATGTTGGTGTTGCATGTTCGGGCGCGTACTGCAGGCTTGCATTTGTGCCTAGTAATGACGTTGGAGTAGACAAAGCTTCGTTCAAAGGAGATGCTGTTTTGTTGGCCATAATATCGCAGTGTGCTTTCGTAcctcttttctttttatttttaattgtggGTTTCTTCTCTACGACTAGTTTGGGCTGTTGCTTATTGAAACTCTGTCCAGGTTTAGATGGACTTGTATCAAAGAATTTTGTTGGCTGAGGACTCCCcacagttttgaaattttttgtttgaaatcgtGTTGGAGTTGGATATGTTTTCTGTTTACTTCTCGCTACAAAATTTTGGCTTGCTGGCTTCATTTCCTTGTTAACTAGatttgatggaatttttggtCTTGGTTTGGGCGACTTTGGAAATTTCTGTTGGCAGCGCTCTTCATATCTATGTTCGTCTAACATTTTCATCATTGTTTTTGATTTCACTACGATAACTGTTGGCTGCTGGAATTCATTTTGGCCGTCAGCCGCTTGTGAAGGAGTCCCGTGGCCGCCCCCTTCAACTCTTAGCTGATTTCCTATATTAGAGACTTTTAATTGCTTTGTTGCACTAAATTTGGACGAGTGACcaataagtttttgtatgatATTGGTCGATGAATCAGAACTTTCGACCATCGTTCCTACCGAatcgattttcaatttttgtatttttttatctagATGTTTAGCATTCGGGGAAACCTTTGTGTCCgctgtaaaattttgtatggcTTTTGATACATTTGATGTATTTGGCACTTTCTTACCACGACCCCGAACAATGGACCCTTGAGAACGATTAGAACAAGGCGACCTCGTGCCACTTGCAAATAAGCCACCGCTATTCAATTTCTGTGCGAGTTTGCAAACTTTAGATTCTGACGCGAGAGATTTTCTTCCCGGTAATGACTTCAAATCACCTGATTTCTTACGTAAAAGCTTCACTGTGCTTTCGACTACAACGCCGTTTTTGGGCTTCACACTTTTTTTCTTGCCCAACCGTTCATTTGGTTCAACCGTTGGTTTGGAATTTACTAACCTTGTATTAGGTGTTGTCTTTGCTCGCGGTTTTGGTTTTGGTATTAATAATTCCGAAGGTGGCGGTGGAAATTCTTCATCTTGTGAGTAATTCTCTGGTGATGGAGGTGGCGCAGGTAACAGTAAATTGGGCGCGGCGGCACCACGAGTATAACTAAGAGCTGCTTGTTGCCCATTAATCGGTAAACCCTCTGGTAGTAGAACTTCTGCTGCTTTCAATTTCATAGTAGCGTGATTTTTTGCACGGCTGTTGGGTTTCGTGGCAATTGTGGCTTTCTGCGACACCTTATAGGGCTCTCTCGAATTACAAGCGGCTATAAATGGAGAAGCTTCAGATAGGTTTCCGATACTGGAGATCGGACCATTTATTATTTTCGCGATTTTTATGGTTTCCGAAGTTTTCGGTGACACTTTATTGGTCTCCCTCGAATTATTAGCTGATATTAATGGGTCAGCTGTTGGCGGTTGTAAtctaatttcattttctttaatatttcctAGAAGAATTGTTGACTCAACGCCACCATTCAAACGACTTAACTTGTGTTCCTGGCTCTCGTTCATTGGTGCTAAATTGGCTTGAATGCGTTCTGGTTTATCTGATACTGGACATAAATCATTATTTCCAAAGACATTCAATGTATCCTCAGATGCTTCAGTTGCATCGGGTTTTTGTGAATTTTCCGCGATATTATTTAAATCTTGCGAATTTTCTGCCTTCGATAGCAAATAGCGTTTACGCTTGGGTGGCACTGGTGGTCTCTCCTTGTGCGCGCCGCCTAAACTTCTATCTGTCAAAATGGGTTTCTCATCTTTTGGCGTTTCAGAGTAGGCGACCGACTTTTCCATGTCTTTCAAAATTGTAACGGATGTTTTTGATGGATTTGGCTCCTCAGGTATTGGCGGAGGCAAGAAATTAGGTTCCGAAAATCGTGCTAGCTCCTTCTCAAGTTCTTCATTCAATATTTGGTTAATTTTCGTTTTGgcaattttattgatttcattAACGATTTTTGGAGCCACCCCCTCTTTCAGCGCATTTGGTTGCATTGTTACGTTTCTCTCGTCAGTAACTTTCATTGCAGGTTGTTCTTCTAAATACGTTATTTTAccgatattattttttgtgctcaAAATATCAAGTGTCGGTTCTGCTCCACTAACGGTTTGTATGCTAACGCTACAACGATCCGGACGTGATGGAAAGCCTGGTATTTGAGATTCGCGCAAGCCGGTGGTGAAACGTTTTATATCTGATTTGAATtggaattttgcaaaatattcgaCGATTTGACGTTGCTTATCAATGCCGAACTCGTTGATTTTCTGTATCGATAGTGAGCGCATGCGCCTATACCAATCATTCAATTTCTCCCATCTTTTGCGATCGCCATCTATCGGAAACATCATGTCCAAGGCGCCAAGGCAAGCGACAAAGGAAATGTCAGCAGCAGTTAACTACAATAAAGAGAATGGGGGAAAAGTGATAGAAAATAGACTCTTAAAATGGTATGAAAAAGCTCCAACAGAGAACTTAGCAACTTTAGCGAACTTTTGAAAGAGGAGAACATTGAGTTAAAAGAGTTAGAATcatagccccacaaaaatactaaaaaatatcaccgatttttacaaattttgtatgaatttagcaacacaatttaattaaaatacccTGAAAATAAAGAACCCCGAGTTAAGCCTTTTTTGAAATCGGTGCCGGAATAAGTATCTTCGTTCGTTCAGATAATGTTAAAGAATAAGtacataaaaaagtatttaaaaagaaTTCAGAATTTAAATGGAGTTTTTCTCTCATTACtttaaacattatttaaaataactaaaataactgTTCTATTTTCACTTATGAGACtcgaaaacttttatttaatcgCCATTAACTGAAACCTCGAAACTCCTTCGaatatatctaaaaataataacagaacAGTTATAGGTACCCTCTATTTCAACTTCCTCAATTTTACAGTTGCCTTGTTAATCCTAAGGATCTCTCCTATTAAACCACACGTCCCCAAAATGACCACACCGCTCCACTCACCACAGATCCCGCCATGAACTGGCTGTCGCTCAGATACGCCTCCATTACATCATAGGCATGTTCCACCTTTTTTTGATGATAATCCACATCTGTTTGGTAAATGGTTTTTCGCACTAAATCTGTCTGTAATACAATCATTGTAAACAGGTAAAAGACGCGTAGACCACTGGGTACTTACCATCAAATGTCCATGTATGCGATGCAAGACTTGACTCTCGAAGAATAGGCGCGACAAAACGCAACAATGCCGTTTGTAACATTTCAAAGCAATCAACTGATTTGCCTTTTCGTTGTCATTGTTCTCACAAACATAAGAGAATATCGCATTGCCGGTGATGATGAGATCCTTGTGCACCATAGTCGGTACGGTGAGTGCTGGATTGATTTTCGCATAGGCCGGTTTCAAGTGTTCACCTTTGATCATCTCAACGGCGCGCAGCTCAATGTCGACATCCAACATATTCAAAATCATTAGAACGGCACGCGAATGCGGATTTATGTCGTCGTAATACAAAATTGGACGCACATTATAATTACTGTTATTGGCAAACATTTTCGTGGAACGAttataatttgattttcaaaatttcacgcAATTTTCACTTTTGCAATGTGATTagttaagttttatttttgagttAAAGAAAGACGTTAAAAAACACTgacaatttattgtttttgctgatGATTAGAAGAATTTTATACAAATCATTTCCAAAATgcttgaattttgaaattaaatgaaaattttacacatgactTTCACCTTGATTTGTAAAAAGAGACTGATTGTTGAGTTTACAGTTTTATTACACCGAAATGGAATTAGAAAGCAATGAGTTGTAGGAACAGTTTTCAAATGATTGTTACATACAAATTAGAAGATTGAAATGTAATTGAAACGAGTGTAATGAATCTGTTGGATCTTGTATACCAACTTCAActgaaaaagtaaaagtaaaatctTCGCATCATCTCTAACTCTATCATTCTATTGCATTCCATGTGACCGCAATAATAGTAGAAAGGTATACATATCATGAAAATCTTCCATCAGATGATAAATGAGAGAGTCTAGGCAAAAATCCTTAGAGTCTTAACATGACATAAAACAACCATAGCTttgattttcctttttaagaAGAGAtccttattaaaatattaactctACAGGTTAGATTTGGTGCTTATTCGAGCTTTTATTTCCAATTGTGTCGTACTCTGTTCTATTCTACTCTAGAGTTACGTTACCTGTAGTTTTATGCCACATTCAGATGGATTTAACTAAACATTGTTCATGTCAGAAATACTCCCAGATTTTGCAGTACCGGCTGAGGGTTGAAAGCTTTGTCTGCCTCCTATATTGGTTCGTAAAGGAAGGAGCGATAATCCTCAACTGACctctttgaaattaattaaaaaagtagttCAATCTAATTTTacataacgggtttttcaataagagcgctacaaaaatttaaataaaacaaaaacgatttgagatatcaatgaaattctttcttCCTGTAAAAGTACATTCGACTGATACTGTTACAATTTCACGTTCAATATTCGTACGAatttcatcaatcgtcgctggctagttggcatagaccatagacttgacgtagctacacagaaaatagtctaaagacgggcggccaattgacttttggttggttttcaataaatcgattgtgacttTCGCGCAGTCCTGTTGGAACCATGTATTATCCAAGTCCATAGcgttcgggccaaaaatattcggttatcattgagcacTCTTCATCTTAATCGCTAAGAATACGTCTCATCCGAGATCATGCCCCACCAGTTTTAGCGTTTGCAGGATTGGCGAAATAagacgcctacgtactaaatcTTAACTCCGACTCCATAGTTCTTTATTTTCCTTGCGAGACCGCCGCCAGGCATTTCTTCACAAAGAGAAGCTTTAGCCGGTCAGCTGTACATCTACAAATTTGTCTACTCCTCCTCTCGTCTCTCTACATCCATCTCTTGCTTTTTCTTTGCCACTCTTTCCGTCTATGCTTTATTAGTACTGTCGCGCTCCATTCTCTGTCCAGGGGTTTGCCGCTCTTCAAGAAGTTTCTTTACTCTCTATTTCCTCTCTTTCATCTTTATAATAAGGGCACAGAAAGGAAATGTGCCACGCGTTTTCACTCCCGTTTTCACAAAAAGAGCAGTCATACTCTTCGTAAAATatagtagtcgaaaaagtcttttcgtattatGGCAATAGattcgttgcagtcgtatatctccagtgctaccaatctgatggaataatgtcgcTAGCGGAAAAGTGGCAAAAAGTGAACGACCAaaattgtatagtata from Bactrocera tryoni isolate S06 chromosome 3, CSIRO_BtryS06_freeze2, whole genome shotgun sequence harbors:
- the LOC120771912 gene encoding flocculation protein FLO11-like — encoded protein: MFANNSNYNVRPILYYDDINPHSRAVLMILNMLDVDIELRAVEMIKGEHLKPAYAKINPALTVPTMVHKDLIITGNAIFSYVCENNDNEKANQLIALKCYKRHCCVLSRLFFESQVLHRIHGHLMTDLVRKTIYQTDVDYHQKKVEHAYDVMEAYLSDSQFMAGSVLTAADISFVACLGALDMMFPIDGDRKRWEKLNDWYRRMRSLSIQKINEFGIDKQRQIVEYFAKFQFKSDIKRFTTGLRESQIPGFPSRPDRCSVSIQTVSGAEPTLDILSTKNNIGKITYLEEQPAMKVTDERNVTMQPNALKEGVAPKIVNEINKIAKTKINQILNEELEKELARFSEPNFLPPPIPEEPNPSKTSVTILKDMEKSVAYSETPKDEKPILTDRSLGGAHKERPPVPPKRKRYLLSKAENSQDLNNIAENSQKPDATEASEDTLNVFGNNDLCPVSDKPERIQANLAPMNESQEHKLSRLNGGVESTILLGNIKENEIRLQPPTADPLISANNSRETNKVSPKTSETIKIAKIINGPISSIGNLSEASPFIAACNSREPYKVSQKATIATKPNSRAKNHATMKLKAAEVLLPEGLPINGQQAALSYTRGAAAPNLLLPAPPPSPENYSQDEEFPPPPSELLIPKPKPRAKTTPNTRLVNSKPTVEPNERLGKKKSVKPKNGVVVESTVKLLRKKSGDLKSLPGRKSLASESKVCKLAQKLNSGGLFASGTRSPCSNRSQGSIVRGRGKKVPNTSNVSKAIQNFTADTKVSPNAKHLDKKIQKLKIDSVGTMVESSDSSTNIIQKLIGHSSKFSATKQLKVSNIGNQLRVEGGGHGTPSQAADGQNEFQQPTVIVVKSKTMMKMLDEHRYEERCQQKFPKSPKPRPKIPSNLVNKEMKPASQNFVARSKQKTYPTPTRFQTKNFKTVGSPQPTKFFDTSPSKPGQSFNKQQPKLVVEKKPTIKNKKKRGTKAHCDIMANKTASPLNEALSTPTSLLGTNASLQYAPEHATPTSAVGTVSSTLKTLTETIHISPKLTSPPTSNSDDTIIADVPVKVGMVAKALRTLNVANLNFRPPSYNISKELTSATPPLPLPPSYSITKELTSATPPLPPPSSYNIGKALTTATPSLPPSPSYNDSKDLTSATPHPPPPPANHRHLAATSPSSLPVKDVLPRAGTIAKALQSLSAVTSEASPLCGTVKPFRKTDLKMKFMESARTSEVTDKALNNNITSNADEKIDARPLAEILTATVKQINKESSDDTKSTTLSEGIKEVLLKMQTLPEKNVMPVVIVNNMTESTKPFQSAVITPSTSVITDLKNSADKMIVQSESNNPLLTVQPSLNLGTLHESVVSPIVCEPVQVLVPTKKVSIAEPYDMAKAYPSWAARTEASILSASDVKSSKEEKNKLEASKNKRYVIDRTMINDGIVDMEPTPLPGQPNIIITGYTPMEPKNVAPLFVGTSRPIGNMIAPALRRPTNGPRTHGPSANVVISTFGYTPMSDLDTIPEHLIHMLNKPIYIEQQTAPPTPVFSAAAAPVTTVGEERTHVPRRKGDRPYPTAHRSGSQRRTDQSINIRGRVM